In Spirosoma agri, one DNA window encodes the following:
- a CDS encoding YsnF/AvaK domain-containing protein: MIPQESFTTSSTSAQSPQPDGDASDQPVVTNQPVERIPVIEETITIGKRLVETGQVRLVKTVHQDQQEVQIPLTADQIMVERVLINELVDEAPVTRQEGDTIIYPVLKEEYVLVKRIRLVEEIRVTTRQVQTIENQTINLRREEIAIERTSIESRHERSDSTGASTTAAGIGMGGHTEPYRPDESSL; encoded by the coding sequence ATGATACCTCAGGAATCCTTTACTACGTCCAGTACTTCTGCTCAATCACCTCAACCAGATGGAGACGCGTCCGATCAGCCCGTTGTCACGAACCAACCCGTTGAGCGTATACCCGTTATTGAGGAAACGATCACAATCGGCAAGCGATTGGTGGAAACCGGGCAGGTTCGGCTGGTGAAAACGGTGCATCAGGATCAACAGGAGGTTCAGATTCCGCTGACTGCCGATCAGATCATGGTTGAGCGGGTACTGATCAATGAGCTGGTCGATGAGGCTCCGGTCACGCGTCAGGAGGGCGATACGATCATCTATCCAGTCCTCAAGGAAGAATATGTCCTGGTTAAACGGATCCGGCTGGTGGAAGAAATTCGGGTGACGACGCGGCAGGTACAAACGATTGAAAACCAGACCATCAATTTGCGACGAGAAGAGATAGCCATTGAACGTACCTCGATCGAAAGCCGCCATGAACGTTCCGATTCGACGGGTGCGTCCACCACAGCGGCTGGTATCGGAATGGGCGGGCATACTGAACCCTACCGGCCTGACGAGTCGTCCTTGTAG